From the genome of Planctomycetia bacterium, one region includes:
- a CDS encoding PSD1 domain-containing protein: MNINQVPRRRGFVLIILSVIFGLIGHAASFTQDKPRSQPSLSQQVQGIINQHCLACHLETKSKAGLRLDKLTTEVTSVKHGVLAPGNADASLLYQRIISANDQERMPPEKPALSKAEADTIRQWILALEKGSISSNTSGKPVPWSYQPISKPGIPKVRQAEWVCSPIDAFILARLEQKGITPSPVADRLILMRRLYLDLLGLLPTPEEVQAYREDNRPDAYEKLVDRLLASKHFGEKWGRAWLDLARYADSDGYEHDEPRPHAYHFRDWVIKAFNQDMPFDQFTLEQLAGDLLPAPTESQWIASGFHRQTMRHNTAEMFAEDFRITTVKDRVSTTGMVWLGMTIGCAECHDHKYDPVSQEDYYRLYAVFNDAQERVVGLSEDKQIATFEHITRDAFLHQRGNPAMPGPKMRPGIPAALPAWKPADKHATRLDLARWLVQKDNPLTPRVEVNRIWKQLFGSGLVTSPDDFGNHGQSPSHPELLDWLALELRDNGWKRKPIIRKMVLSSTYRQSSHIRPELKQLDPLNRLLARQNRFPLDAENIYDISLQVAGMLQLEEIGGPSFQPPLPTQLELNLIKNNRLMETSETYDRYRRGIYLQVQRTYQHPFLATFHAPDSSISCAMREQARTPAQALMMLNDPIFQECCEQLQNRIREHADAPEQRIRFGFKLCLGREPVKQEVAILLDLVKRLEKSMADAPWLGFASVLLNLEGFTTRE, from the coding sequence ATGAACATTAATCAAGTGCCCAGGCGGAGAGGATTCGTCCTGATTATCCTCTCAGTTATCTTCGGGCTGATTGGGCACGCTGCAAGCTTCACACAGGACAAGCCACGCAGCCAGCCTTCACTCAGCCAGCAGGTTCAGGGCATCATCAACCAGCATTGTCTGGCCTGTCACCTGGAAACCAAATCCAAAGCAGGACTGCGGCTGGATAAGCTCACCACCGAGGTGACATCTGTCAAACACGGAGTGCTCGCGCCCGGCAATGCCGATGCCAGCCTGCTCTACCAGCGCATCATCAGCGCTAATGATCAGGAACGCATGCCTCCCGAAAAGCCTGCACTCTCTAAAGCGGAAGCGGATACCATCAGGCAATGGATTCTCGCTCTGGAAAAAGGTAGCATCTCGTCGAATACTTCCGGCAAGCCGGTACCCTGGTCTTATCAACCCATTTCAAAACCCGGCATCCCGAAAGTTCGCCAGGCTGAATGGGTCTGCTCCCCCATCGATGCCTTCATCCTTGCCAGGCTGGAACAGAAGGGTATTACCCCGTCACCCGTTGCAGACCGTCTAATCTTAATGCGTCGGCTCTATCTCGATCTGCTCGGCTTGCTGCCCACACCGGAAGAAGTTCAAGCCTACCGGGAGGATAATCGGCCTGATGCCTATGAAAAACTCGTTGATCGACTTCTTGCTTCCAAACACTTTGGCGAGAAGTGGGGCAGGGCCTGGCTTGATCTCGCCCGCTATGCCGATAGCGATGGCTACGAACACGATGAACCGCGCCCGCATGCCTATCACTTTCGCGACTGGGTGATCAAAGCCTTCAATCAGGATATGCCCTTTGATCAGTTCACCCTGGAGCAACTCGCGGGAGATTTATTGCCTGCTCCCACCGAATCGCAATGGATTGCCAGCGGTTTCCATCGCCAGACCATGCGGCATAACACCGCTGAAATGTTCGCGGAAGATTTTCGGATCACCACGGTCAAGGATCGGGTCAGCACCACCGGCATGGTCTGGCTCGGCATGACCATTGGCTGCGCAGAATGTCACGATCACAAGTACGATCCCGTTTCACAAGAAGATTACTACCGGCTTTATGCAGTTTTCAACGATGCCCAGGAACGTGTGGTCGGACTTTCCGAAGACAAGCAGATTGCCACGTTCGAGCACATCACTCGCGATGCTTTTCTGCATCAGCGAGGCAACCCTGCCATGCCCGGCCCGAAGATGCGGCCTGGTATACCAGCAGCATTACCTGCATGGAAGCCTGCGGACAAACACGCCACCCGGCTCGATCTGGCCCGCTGGCTGGTGCAGAAAGACAATCCGCTCACACCCCGCGTGGAAGTCAACCGCATCTGGAAACAACTCTTCGGCAGCGGTCTGGTGACCTCACCTGATGACTTCGGTAACCACGGACAATCACCCAGTCATCCCGAACTCCTCGACTGGCTTGCTCTTGAACTACGTGATAATGGATGGAAACGCAAGCCGATCATCAGGAAGATGGTACTCTCTTCCACCTATCGTCAGAGTTCCCATATCCGACCTGAACTGAAACAGCTTGATCCGCTGAATCGCTTGCTGGCCAGGCAGAATCGTTTTCCACTCGATGCGGAAAACATTTACGATATCTCGCTGCAGGTGGCTGGCATGCTGCAATTGGAAGAAATCGGCGGGCCATCTTTTCAGCCACCTCTCCCGACACAACTCGAATTGAACCTGATCAAAAATAATCGACTGATGGAAACTTCAGAAACGTATGATCGCTACCGCCGGGGTATCTACCTGCAGGTGCAGCGTACTTACCAGCATCCGTTTCTGGCAACTTTCCATGCTCCCGACAGCAGTATCAGTTGTGCCATGCGGGAACAGGCACGTACCCCGGCACAGGCTCTCATGATGCTGAACGATCCTATTTTCCAGGAATGCTGTGAGCAACTCCAGAACCGGATCAGGGAACATGCCGATGCACCGGAACAACGCATTCGATTCGGGTTCAAACTCTGTCTGGGGCGGGAGCCTGTAAAACAGGAAGTCGCAATCCTCCTCGATCTGGTAAAGCGACTGGAAAAAAGCATGGCTGATGCACCCTGGCTTGGCTTCGCCAGTGTGCTGCTGAATCTGGAAGGATTTACCACGCGGGAATGA
- a CDS encoding S9 family peptidase — translation MLRCPSFLLLLLAVTPLAAQQQTAKQSRLTVDRIFASDEFRTEAVPIDKWLPGGAYLSLQPSKAHTSGRDIVRTDVQGQSEVLVPADKLIPPQSKEPLNIEAFEFSKDFDLVLIYTNSARVWRTNTRGDYWTFRRSTGKLTRLGGDTKPSTMMFAKLSPDGATVGYVRDNNLYVEPAEGGIPTRLTSDGSSDIINGTFDWVYEEEFFCRVGWRFSPDSKQIAYWQLNTRDVKTFTLVDNTAGKYQTMKTFAYPKTGERNASCRIGVVAVQGGDTRWMQIPGDTSTDFYLPRMEWAGNSQELVIRRINRLQNAVDVMLADVATCSVKTILTERDSTWVDIHDDALQWMENGKAFTWISERDGWRHLYIVSRDGSNQRCITPGEYDVIKLLHVDEKAGWVYFYASPENPTQHYLYRTSFSGTGKPERLTPANQPGWHDYDISEDGTTALHTYSSFGKPPRVEVITLPEHKVARTLATNDKLREKLAQLERTPTEFFRTEIGEGIKLDGWMIKPANFDSSKKYPLMFHVYGEPWGQTVTDRWGGGQYLWHLMLAQQGYVVACVDNRGTPCPRGRDWRKSVYRKIGTLASHDQSVAARELLMRPWLDADRVGVWGWSGGGSMTLNLMFRHPEIYRTGMAVAPVPDMRLYDTIYQERYMGLPKENAEDYLQGSPITHAAGLKGNLLIVHGTGDDNCHYQGTEKLLDKLIELNKAFTVMPYPNRSHSIHERKNTTRHLYTLLTRFLNEHLPAGPKP, via the coding sequence ATGCTTCGCTGCCCCTCGTTTCTATTATTGCTGCTGGCTGTAACACCATTGGCTGCCCAGCAGCAGACTGCCAAGCAGTCCCGTCTCACAGTTGATCGCATCTTTGCTTCAGATGAATTTCGCACCGAAGCAGTGCCGATTGATAAGTGGCTGCCTGGGGGTGCATACCTGTCACTGCAGCCTTCGAAAGCACATACTTCAGGAAGGGATATCGTGCGTACCGATGTCCAAGGCCAGAGCGAGGTTTTGGTCCCTGCCGATAAACTCATACCGCCTCAATCTAAAGAACCTCTCAACATTGAAGCGTTCGAATTCTCGAAAGACTTCGATCTGGTGCTGATCTACACCAACTCTGCCCGCGTCTGGCGCACCAATACCCGAGGCGACTACTGGACCTTCCGTCGATCTACCGGAAAACTCACCAGACTCGGTGGCGATACCAAGCCTTCCACCATGATGTTTGCCAAACTATCCCCCGATGGCGCTACTGTCGGCTACGTCCGGGATAACAATCTCTACGTCGAACCTGCGGAAGGCGGTATACCAACCAGACTAACCAGCGATGGTTCCAGCGACATTATCAACGGCACCTTCGATTGGGTGTATGAAGAAGAATTCTTCTGCAGAGTCGGCTGGCGATTCAGCCCAGACAGCAAGCAGATTGCCTACTGGCAACTCAATACCCGCGATGTCAAAACCTTCACCCTGGTAGATAACACCGCAGGCAAGTACCAGACGATGAAGACATTTGCGTATCCGAAAACAGGGGAGCGTAATGCATCCTGCCGTATCGGCGTAGTAGCAGTGCAGGGGGGTGATACCCGATGGATGCAGATTCCCGGCGATACCAGTACGGATTTCTATCTTCCTCGCATGGAATGGGCAGGCAATTCGCAGGAACTGGTGATTCGCCGGATCAATCGCCTGCAGAATGCCGTTGATGTCATGCTGGCTGATGTCGCTACGTGTTCGGTCAAAACCATTCTCACTGAACGTGACAGCACCTGGGTCGATATTCATGATGATGCTTTGCAATGGATGGAGAACGGGAAGGCATTCACCTGGATCAGTGAACGGGATGGCTGGCGGCATCTCTACATCGTTTCACGCGATGGAAGCAACCAGCGATGCATCACACCAGGCGAATACGATGTGATCAAGCTTCTCCATGTCGATGAAAAAGCTGGCTGGGTTTACTTCTACGCTTCACCCGAAAATCCAACGCAACATTATCTTTACCGCACATCATTCTCCGGTACCGGCAAACCCGAACGGCTCACACCCGCCAATCAACCAGGTTGGCATGATTACGATATCTCTGAGGATGGCACTACCGCGTTGCACACCTATTCCTCATTTGGTAAGCCGCCCCGCGTGGAAGTGATCACACTGCCTGAGCATAAAGTTGCCCGAACGCTGGCAACCAATGACAAGCTCCGAGAAAAACTCGCACAACTCGAACGGACCCCTACGGAATTTTTCCGCACCGAGATTGGAGAGGGAATCAAACTCGATGGCTGGATGATCAAACCTGCTAACTTTGATTCGTCAAAGAAATATCCCCTGATGTTTCATGTTTATGGTGAACCCTGGGGGCAGACGGTTACCGACCGTTGGGGTGGAGGCCAGTACCTCTGGCACCTGATGCTGGCACAGCAAGGCTATGTGGTGGCTTGTGTCGATAACCGCGGAACGCCTTGCCCGCGTGGCCGTGACTGGCGCAAAAGTGTCTATCGAAAAATTGGCACACTCGCTTCGCACGATCAGTCAGTTGCTGCCCGCGAACTGCTCATGCGACCCTGGCTCGATGCGGACCGTGTTGGCGTTTGGGGTTGGAGTGGCGGCGGCTCGATGACGCTGAACCTGATGTTTCGGCATCCCGAAATTTATCGCACTGGTATGGCCGTGGCGCCAGTCCCGGACATGCGCCTGTACGACACCATTTATCAGGAACGATATATGGGCTTGCCGAAAGAGAATGCCGAAGACTACTTACAAGGCTCACCCATCACCCACGCTGCAGGCCTGAAAGGCAACCTTTTGATCGTACATGGCACAGGCGATGATAACTGCCATTACCAGGGGACAGAAAAACTGCTTGATAAACTCATTGAACTGAACAAGGCATTCACAGTCATGCCCTATCCCAACCGCTCTCACTCCATTCATGAAAGAAAAAACACCACCAGGCATCTTTACACGTTGCTCACTCGCTTTCTCAATGAACACCTGCCTGCCGGACCCAAACCGTGA
- a CDS encoding PQQ-binding-like beta-propeller repeat protein yields MMVRFLFCFLAWGLSFSSMLHADDWPVFRGPTQGHATGSLPLEWSEEKNIVWSAEIPGKGWSSPVVAASKVALTTAADPDDGDGYSLRCLYLNAQTGEILWNVEVFKQPSDAPAIHNKNSHASPTPIIAGNRIIVHFGHQGTAALDTTGKILWRNQEHRYKPVHGNGGTPLLVQDVVIFSCDGDDKQMVVGLDVSTGKTRWKTDRNASPGRLFSFGTPLAIKVKDQVQVVSAGSDVVMSLDPLTGQELWRFKYTGYSQTPQPVAGNGLIYVCTGFDTPKLLAIRTDGKGDVTKTHLAWEATRNMPLTPTPVLEGNTLHVLSDNGILSALDAATGQYRGQQRLNGNFSASPLLANQHLYCLNENGTCYVIRTGEKYQEKAKNTLPGQTLASPAASQGMLFIRTENMLYGIK; encoded by the coding sequence ATGATGGTACGCTTCCTGTTCTGCTTCCTGGCATGGGGACTTTCTTTCAGTTCGATGCTCCATGCTGATGATTGGCCCGTCTTCCGCGGGCCAACACAGGGGCACGCAACTGGTTCCTTGCCGCTGGAATGGAGCGAAGAGAAAAACATCGTCTGGTCTGCTGAGATTCCAGGCAAAGGCTGGTCTTCACCCGTGGTTGCAGCAAGTAAGGTGGCGCTCACCACCGCTGCCGACCCTGACGATGGCGATGGCTACTCGCTGCGCTGCCTGTACCTGAACGCCCAGACAGGTGAGATCCTCTGGAATGTCGAAGTCTTCAAGCAGCCCAGTGACGCACCTGCCATACACAATAAAAACAGCCACGCCAGCCCCACGCCGATTATCGCGGGTAACCGCATCATCGTGCATTTCGGCCATCAGGGCACCGCTGCCCTCGATACCACGGGGAAAATTCTCTGGCGTAATCAGGAACACCGCTATAAGCCGGTGCATGGCAATGGAGGCACGCCGTTGCTCGTGCAGGATGTCGTTATCTTTTCCTGTGATGGCGATGACAAACAAATGGTAGTCGGCCTCGATGTAAGCACCGGCAAAACACGATGGAAAACAGATCGCAACGCCTCGCCCGGCAGACTATTTTCCTTCGGTACCCCGCTGGCGATCAAGGTGAAAGACCAGGTACAGGTCGTCTCAGCAGGCAGTGACGTGGTCATGTCGCTTGATCCGCTCACCGGTCAGGAACTCTGGCGATTCAAATACACCGGCTATTCACAGACTCCACAGCCTGTAGCAGGCAATGGCCTCATCTATGTCTGTACCGGCTTCGATACTCCCAAACTGCTCGCCATCCGCACCGATGGAAAAGGCGATGTGACCAAAACGCATCTGGCCTGGGAAGCCACACGCAATATGCCACTGACTCCCACGCCAGTGCTCGAAGGAAACACACTGCATGTGTTGTCTGATAACGGTATACTCAGTGCTCTCGATGCAGCAACTGGTCAATACCGTGGTCAACAACGCTTGAATGGTAACTTCTCTGCTTCGCCACTGCTGGCTAATCAGCATCTCTACTGTCTCAATGAAAATGGTACCTGCTATGTCATTCGCACAGGCGAAAAATATCAGGAAAAAGCAAAAAACACACTTCCCGGACAAACCCTCGCATCTCCGGCGGCCAGCCAGGGTATGCTGTTCATACGCACCGAGAACATGCTCTATGGAATCAAATAA
- a CDS encoding DUF1501 domain-containing protein, with amino-acid sequence MSMQSWPTSLNRRSYLQSAAGFLGMVSLATLLEAEEKPGTELKPHFPAKAKNCIYIFLAGGTSQVDLFDPKTKLNDLHGKPVPASMVDGVRFAFTDPKKSFLMRSPFAFKKWGKCGAEISELLPHIADSADDIAIIRSMHHHAFAHAQAELFTLTGRDQAGHPTNGAWLSYGLGNSSQELPAYVTLVTGAAPVARSLTWGAGYLPASHAGVLFRNEGEPILNLGNMPGVSREARREQLDALAKLDQMQKERTGDQSIDARIANYELAFRMQRSAPELTDYRQESQATREAYGTQRSGDEGHFARNCLLARRLVERGVRFVSILHRKWDHHKDLNEFYPGVCREIDQPIGALLKDLKTRGLLDSTLVVFATEFGRTPFTENVAPGPHAGRDHHPFAYSQWVAGGGVRGGITLGSTDELGWKIEQDPVHLHDFHATLLHLFGFDHTRLTYLFRGLNHRLTDQGGKLVNSLLL; translated from the coding sequence ATGAGCATGCAATCCTGGCCAACATCACTGAATCGCCGAAGCTACCTGCAAAGTGCTGCCGGGTTTCTGGGCATGGTTTCGCTCGCCACACTGCTGGAAGCCGAGGAAAAACCTGGCACGGAGTTGAAACCTCACTTCCCCGCCAAAGCCAAAAACTGCATCTATATCTTCCTGGCAGGTGGCACCAGCCAGGTGGATTTGTTTGATCCCAAGACCAAACTCAACGACCTGCACGGCAAACCGGTCCCTGCCTCCATGGTCGATGGCGTACGTTTTGCCTTTACCGATCCGAAGAAATCATTTCTGATGCGTTCCCCCTTTGCCTTCAAAAAGTGGGGCAAGTGCGGAGCGGAAATCTCGGAACTGCTGCCCCATATTGCGGACAGTGCTGATGACATCGCGATCATTCGGTCTATGCATCATCATGCCTTCGCCCACGCACAGGCTGAACTGTTCACGCTCACTGGTCGGGATCAGGCAGGACACCCCACCAACGGGGCCTGGCTGAGCTATGGCTTGGGCAACAGTTCTCAGGAACTTCCTGCCTATGTCACACTGGTGACTGGTGCTGCACCGGTGGCACGTTCCTTAACCTGGGGTGCCGGGTACCTGCCTGCTTCCCATGCCGGCGTGCTGTTCCGCAACGAAGGCGAACCCATCTTGAACTTGGGCAACATGCCAGGTGTTTCCCGCGAGGCTCGTCGAGAGCAACTCGATGCCCTGGCCAAACTCGATCAGATGCAGAAGGAACGCACCGGCGATCAGTCCATTGATGCCCGCATCGCCAACTATGAACTCGCCTTTCGCATGCAGCGATCCGCACCCGAATTGACCGATTACCGTCAGGAATCGCAAGCCACCCGCGAAGCCTACGGCACACAGCGTTCGGGAGATGAAGGCCACTTCGCCCGCAACTGTCTGCTCGCCCGCAGACTCGTGGAACGGGGCGTGAGGTTTGTTTCCATCCTACACCGCAAGTGGGATCATCATAAAGATCTGAACGAATTCTATCCGGGCGTGTGCCGGGAAATCGATCAGCCCATCGGCGCCCTGCTGAAAGACTTGAAAACCCGTGGTCTGCTCGATTCAACGCTGGTGGTCTTTGCTACCGAGTTTGGCCGGACGCCGTTTACCGAAAATGTCGCCCCCGGCCCGCACGCAGGCCGCGATCATCATCCGTTTGCCTACAGCCAGTGGGTGGCCGGTGGCGGCGTGCGAGGCGGTATCACCCTCGGCAGCACCGATGAATTGGGCTGGAAAATCGAGCAGGATCCCGTTCACCTGCATGATTTTCATGCCACGCTGCTGCACCTGTTCGGCTTCGACCATACCCGGCTTACGTATCTGTTTCGTGGGCTCAATCATCGCCTGACTGACCAGGGAGGCAAACTGGTCAACTCGCTTCTCCTTTGA